In Eupeodes corollae chromosome X, idEupCoro1.1, whole genome shotgun sequence, the following proteins share a genomic window:
- the LOC129953183 gene encoding uncharacterized protein LOC129953183 isoform X1 yields the protein MDFLTDPIFTDFGRSDFIGGIDNEALDFGHLEQFMHVTVSTGGGDVSPTVSAVDVSNGLATTIPINTNRSNNNSNGTVQPHLPESPPDSGSEPPFSPADLQGLTLTSRATTNCSATNNDGSIIDAESLLVQRQHNVKPTDLHTTLSHNLTSSVHHQQTQHHTHNQQHSQQQQQHNHNIHLHHLYVEHSDQHALLIAPPTAPHLHQQQMHHVDPTKTISIASPSAVVVGNGIYNADDRHDARELPDSLLAIDSHQHLQQQPNPSHTTNNIHNVVINEVVDMVPQRAPFSRQMMNPQHQPHAPSIIPSDVYMGTPAPIIESANSKVQPPTRKRKLSQVDCCASIMTIKPEPGSTLSPMCQQNINPTSPVSINMQQIGVGTLHGGGSPSSSSLSPTSTSLSLSNDNNSLDGGGSGTPNGATFVGSNATDSSSESSPMQCIRFSSFQQHNWHTLCDQSLQELTIAHYRVDADKGFNFSVSDDAFVCQKKNHFQITCHARLQGDAKFVRTSSGLEKIKSFHLHFYGVKLEAPNQTIRVEQSQSDRSKKPFHPVPIDLQSHLVSKVTVGRLHFSETTNNNMRKKGRPNPEQRYFQLIVGLHVHTHSGHFPVVSQGSERIIVRASNPGQFESDVELCWQRGLTPESIFHGGRVGINTDRPDESLVIHGNLKVSGHIIQPSDSRAKQEICELDTAVQLRNLQKIRIVRYRYEPEFAIHSGLKSKKDNEEIIDTGVIAQEVREVLPDAVTEAGSIVLPSGQVIENFLLVNKDRILMENIGAVKELCKVTGSLETRIEQLEKINNRLVRRQEIERNKHKCKHFLLDDGVTDGVDELCSNRTIQMMIIILVIIMATCLVAVSTLYFVEHNKPRYMKRLDRYDISHNPFSRDAILVNSNNNNNPRNPNHNGYHTNKNGKLILHTHTQRPPIAVPTVSMPQSLPIYSAQISSNMQPLLAAAQSPSIPISVIPPESYPSLETSFHSSSYMNSDNYGGSPNDDLTAGIPLPVVIISQFNNKTANSKNKSKWPPPSSSAGALATVIPAAITYSNNFNEPPTVLVEDNLNVSETSSEKAADSIPVNPDFENNSIDGTDQKPETRGGANNQKLDSSIEHVISNSGGSTNRSDGRGLSGENSVLAGAVEVPAVGVATKKIDSSGDSSTSSSATSTIFVVYKNIQNKNINDTMVSKQVVNFTIETPSITNKSRGIDSEDSDLQNLGNNDDSTDDQSFSETVAASIIEKTFALTPIGIPDHCVKIKVEEISNCQSACFEDSNILTISPKNPETEIRRRHIQKQGSGNTTSGTLLSSSYNVNSSPTAGNTTKSNYAKSQSIIAPSVSSLASESAKRITTDGIDDDQDHEVSQQPQIEDHEEASLLFKDKKPTHKDSRRKIDTVEAQSVNDQPRISSECSTVIPWLLADTFNVSLGCEEICLNGGSSFNVTYIIPLSKYLKDTNVELHLVAPLSLHWTVCNNKEKAKRDGAYFMTPLNNGKVFQKSQNVSIFYFTIPGHGHFERLIELRAAIDSNKNLCQEQRDETNVLLQYNIRIVRDCD from the exons GTCGATCAGATTTTATAGGTGGAATCGATAATGAAGCGTTGGACTTTGGTCATTTGGAACAGTTCATGCATGTTACGGTATCGACAGGCGGTGGTGATGTTTCCCCTACTGTTTCGGCTGTCGACGTAAGCAATGGTCTTGCAACGACAATTCCAATAAATACTAATcggagcaacaacaacagcaatggCACTGTACAGCCGCACTTGCCAGAGAGTCCGCCTGATTCGGGATCGGAACCACCATTCAGTCCAGCCGATTTACAGGGCTTAACACTAACATCAAGAGCAACCACAAATTGTTCGGCTACAAATAATGATGGTTCCATTATTGACGCTGAAAGTCTTTTAGTTCAGCGACAGCATAATGTGAAACCAACAGATCTTCACACAACGTTGTCACATAATTTAACAAGCAGCGTTCACCATCAACAAACACAGCATCACACGCACAATCAGCAACATtctcagcagcagcagcagcacaaTCACAATATTCACCTGCATCATCTTTACGTTGAACATAGCGATCAACATGCCTTGTTGATTGCACCACCAACAGCTCCTCATTTACATCAGCAGCAAATGCATCACGTCGATCCAACAAAAACGATATCAATCGCATCACCATCAGCAGTAGTTGTAGGTAATGGTATCTACAACGCAGACGATAGGCACGATGCCAGAGAGCTTCCAGATAGTTTACTGGCCATAGATAGCCATCAACATCTCCAGCAGCAGCCTAATCCTTCTCATACGACCAATAATATCCACAACGTTGTTATAAACGAAGTAGTGGACATGGTTCCTCAAAGAGCCCCGTTTAGTCGACAAATGATGAATCCACAGCATCAGCCACATGCTCCTTCAATAATTCCATCCGATGTATACATGGGAACTCCTGCTCCTATTATAGAATCAGCGAATTCAAAGGTTCAACCACCTACTCGTAAACGAAAGCTGTCTCAGGTTGACTGTTGTGCTTCTATAATGACCATAAAACCGGAACCAG gTTCGACATTAAGTCCAATGTGCCAGCAAAACATCAACCCAACATCACCAGTAAGCATAAACATGCAACAAATTGGTGTTGGTACCCTCCATGGTGGAGGTTCACCGTCCTCATCTTCCCTCTCTCCGACCAGCACAAGTCTATCTCTGTCCAATGACAACAACAGCCTCGATGGTGGTGGCTCAGGGACCCCAAATGGTGCTACTTTCGTTGGCTCAAATGCAACGGATTCGTCCAGTGAATCTTCCCCAATGCAATGCATTCGTTTCAGTTCATTCCAGCAACACAACTGGCATACTTTATGCGACCAAAGCCTTCAAGAATTAACTATAGCGCATTATAGGGTCGATGCGGACAAAGGCTTTAATTTTTCCGTCTCCGATGATGCCTTCGTGTGTCAGAAAAAAAACCACTTTCAAATTACTTGTCATGCTCGACTGCAAGGTGATGCTAAATTCGTGCGAACTTCATCTGgtctagaaaaaattaaatccttcCATTTGCACTTTTATGGAGTTAAACTTGAGGCTCCTAATCAAACTATTCGTGTGGAACAAAGTCAATCGGATCGATCAAAGAAGCCCTTCCATCCAGTTCC AATTGATTTGCAAAGCCATTTGGTCAGTAAGGTGACCGTAGGTCGACTGCATTTCTCCGAAACAACCAACAACAATATGCGAAAAAAAGGCCGTCCAAATCCCGAACAACGATATTTTCAGTTGATTGTTGGCCTCCATGTTCATACACACTCCGGCCATTTTCCCGTTGTGAGTCAAGGCAGCGAGCGGATTATAGTCCGTGCCTCTAATCCGGGGCAGTTTGAAAGCGACGTTGAGCTCTGCTGGCAACGTGGCCTCACCCCGGAATCAATATTCCATGGAGGTCGTGTCGGTATCAATACTGACCGACCTGATGAAAGCCTTGTCATTCACGGCAATCTCAAAGTCTCTGGCCACATTATTCAACCGAGTGATAGCCGAGCTAAGCAAGAAATATGTGAACTGGATACTGCAGTGCAGCTAAGAAATCTCCAAAAGATTAGAATAGTTCGATATCGTTACGAGCCAGAATTCGCTATACATTCCGGCCTCAAGTCCAAGAAAGATAACGAGGAGATTATTGATACAGGAGTTATAGCCCAAGAAGTGCGAGAAGTCCTGCCTGATGCTGTAACTGAAGCTGGGAGTATTGTTCTTCCTAGTGGGCAAGTCATCGAGAATTTCCTGCTAGTAAACAAG GACCGTATTCTAATGGAAAACATTGGTGCAGTCAAGGAATTATGTAAAGTAACCGGATCCCTTGAAACTCGAATTGAGCAACTGGAGAAGATCAATAATCGTTTAGTAAGGAGGCAAGAAATTGAAAGGAACAAACACAAATGCAAGCATTTTCTACTGGATGACGGAGTGACCGATGGGGTAGACGAGCTATGTTCAAATCGGACAATTCAAatgatgattattattttagtaATAATAATGGCAACATG CTTGGTAGCAGTTTCAACATTATATTTCGTCGAACACAACAAGCCACGTTATATGAAACGTTTAGATCGTTACGACATTAGTCATAATCCATTTTCTCGTGATGCAATACTCGTTAAcagtaataataacaataatccaAGAAATCCTAACCATAACGGTTACCATAccaataaaaatggaaaacttaTTCTACACACTCATACACAACGTCCACCTATAGCAGTACCTACAGTTTCGATGCCACAATCGCTACCGATCTACTCAGCCCAGATTTCGTCCAATATGCAACCATTACTTGCCGCCGCCCAATCGCCCAGCATTCCAATTTCGGTGATACCTCCTGAATCATATCCGTCACTTGAAACTAGCTTCCATAGTTCTTCATATATGAACTCGGATAACTATGGTGGTTCACCCAATGATGATCTAACAGCAGGAATACCTCTTCCTGTTGTTATAATTAGCCAATTCAACAACAAAACCGCAAACAGCAAGAACAAATCAAAATGGCCTCCACCGTCTTCGTCGGCGGGTGCATTAGCAACTGTCATTCCAGCAGCTATAACCTACTCGAACAATTTTAATGAACCACCGACGGTTTTAGTTGAGGACAATCTCAATGTGAGTGAGACCTCATCCGAAAAAGCAGCCGATTCGATTCCGGTGAAtcctgattttgaaaataattccaTTGATGGAACTGATCAAAAGCCCGAAACACGTGGTGGAGCtaataatcaaaaattagaTTCATCTATTGAACATGTAATAAGCAATAGTGGTGGAAGCACGAATCGAAGTGATGGCCGTGGGTTGAGTGGAGAAAATAGTGTTTTGGCAGGAGCAGTCGAAGTACCTGCGGTGGGcgtggcaacaaaaaaaattgacagcaGTGGCGATTCCTCTACATCCTCTTCAGCAACTTCGACAATATTTGTCgtatataaaaacatacaaaataaaaatattaatgacacAATGGTGAGCAAGCAAGTGGTGAATTTCACTATTGAAACTCCATCGATTACAAACAAAAGTCGTGGCATTGACTCAGAGGACTCAGATTTACAGAATCTCGGTAACAACGATGATTCTACTGACGACCAGAGCTTCTCTGAAACTGTTGCAGCTTCAATTATTGAGAAGACATTTGCTCTAACACCAATCGGCATTCCTGATCACTGTGTTAAAATTAAAGTGGAAGAAATATCTAATTGTCAA TCAGCTTGCTTTGAAGATTCCAATATTCTTACAATATCACCTAAGAACCCAGAAACTGAAATTCGACGTCGACATATTCAAAAACAAGGTTCAGGCAATACGACTTCTGGAACATTGTTGTCATCGTCTTATAATGTTAATAGTTCACCCACAGCTGGGAACACAACAAAATCCAACTATGCTAAGTCACAATCAATAATAGCACCATCAGTCAGTTCATTAGCATCGGAATCTGCGAAACGAATTACCACCGATGGTATTGACGATGACCAAGACCACGAAGTTTCTCAACAGCCTCAAATTGAAGACCATGAGGAGGCTTCTTTacttttcaaagataaaaagcCAACTCACAAGGACTCGAGACGAAAAATAGACACAGTTGAAGCACAATCGGTTAACGATCAACCAAGAATCTCCTCAGAATGTTCAACTGTGATTCCGTGGCTACTAGCAGACACATTTAATGTCTCGTTGGGTTGTGAGGAAATTTGCTTGAATGGCGGAAGTAGCTTTAATGTAACTTATATCATACCGTTATCGAAATACCTAAAAGACACAAACGTAGAATTGCATTTAGT ggcACCACTCAGTCTTCATTGGACGGTTTGCAATAATAAAGAAAAGGCTAAACGTGACGGTGCTTATTTTATGACTCCTCTTAACAATggaaaagtatttcaaaaaagtcaaaatgtttcaatattttattttactattccGGGCCATGGGCATTTTGAACGTTTAATTGAATTACGTGCTGCAATAGATTCTAATAAG AATTTATGCCAAGAGCAAAGGGATGAAACAAATGTTTTACTTCAGTACAATATTAGAATAGTAAGAGATTGTGATtag
- the LOC129953183 gene encoding uncharacterized protein LOC129953183 isoform X3 — protein MEYTRTIGRSDFIGGIDNEALDFGHLEQFMHVTVSTGGGDVSPTVSAVDVSNGLATTIPINTNRSNNNSNGTVQPHLPESPPDSGSEPPFSPADLQGLTLTSRATTNCSATNNDGSIIDAESLLVQRQHNVKPTDLHTTLSHNLTSSVHHQQTQHHTHNQQHSQQQQQHNHNIHLHHLYVEHSDQHALLIAPPTAPHLHQQQMHHVDPTKTISIASPSAVVVGNGIYNADDRHDARELPDSLLAIDSHQHLQQQPNPSHTTNNIHNVVINEVVDMVPQRAPFSRQMMNPQHQPHAPSIIPSDVYMGTPAPIIESANSKVQPPTRKRKLSQVDCCASIMTIKPEPGSTLSPMCQQNINPTSPVSINMQQIGVGTLHGGGSPSSSSLSPTSTSLSLSNDNNSLDGGGSGTPNGATFVGSNATDSSSESSPMQCIRFSSFQQHNWHTLCDQSLQELTIAHYRVDADKGFNFSVSDDAFVCQKKNHFQITCHARLQGDAKFVRTSSGLEKIKSFHLHFYGVKLEAPNQTIRVEQSQSDRSKKPFHPVPIDLQSHLVSKVTVGRLHFSETTNNNMRKKGRPNPEQRYFQLIVGLHVHTHSGHFPVVSQGSERIIVRASNPGQFESDVELCWQRGLTPESIFHGGRVGINTDRPDESLVIHGNLKVSGHIIQPSDSRAKQEICELDTAVQLRNLQKIRIVRYRYEPEFAIHSGLKSKKDNEEIIDTGVIAQEVREVLPDAVTEAGSIVLPSGQVIENFLLVNKDRILMENIGAVKELCKVTGSLETRIEQLEKINNRLVRRQEIERNKHKCKHFLLDDGVTDGVDELCSNRTIQMMIIILVIIMATCLVAVSTLYFVEHNKPRYMKRLDRYDISHNPFSRDAILVNSNNNNNPRNPNHNGYHTNKNGKLILHTHTQRPPIAVPTVSMPQSLPIYSAQISSNMQPLLAAAQSPSIPISVIPPESYPSLETSFHSSSYMNSDNYGGSPNDDLTAGIPLPVVIISQFNNKTANSKNKSKWPPPSSSAGALATVIPAAITYSNNFNEPPTVLVEDNLNVSETSSEKAADSIPVNPDFENNSIDGTDQKPETRGGANNQKLDSSIEHVISNSGGSTNRSDGRGLSGENSVLAGAVEVPAVGVATKKIDSSGDSSTSSSATSTIFVVYKNIQNKNINDTMVSKQVVNFTIETPSITNKSRGIDSEDSDLQNLGNNDDSTDDQSFSETVAASIIEKTFALTPIGIPDHCVKIKVEEISNCQSACFEDSNILTISPKNPETEIRRRHIQKQGSGNTTSGTLLSSSYNVNSSPTAGNTTKSNYAKSQSIIAPSVSSLASESAKRITTDGIDDDQDHEVSQQPQIEDHEEASLLFKDKKPTHKDSRRKIDTVEAQSVNDQPRISSECSTVIPWLLADTFNVSLGCEEICLNGGSSFNVTYIIPLSKYLKDTNVELHLVAPLSLHWTVCNNKEKAKRDGAYFMTPLNNGKVFQKSQNVSIFYFTIPGHGHFERLIELRAAIDSNKNLCQEQRDETNVLLQYNIRIVRDCD, from the exons ATGGAATATACGCGGACAATTG GTCGATCAGATTTTATAGGTGGAATCGATAATGAAGCGTTGGACTTTGGTCATTTGGAACAGTTCATGCATGTTACGGTATCGACAGGCGGTGGTGATGTTTCCCCTACTGTTTCGGCTGTCGACGTAAGCAATGGTCTTGCAACGACAATTCCAATAAATACTAATcggagcaacaacaacagcaatggCACTGTACAGCCGCACTTGCCAGAGAGTCCGCCTGATTCGGGATCGGAACCACCATTCAGTCCAGCCGATTTACAGGGCTTAACACTAACATCAAGAGCAACCACAAATTGTTCGGCTACAAATAATGATGGTTCCATTATTGACGCTGAAAGTCTTTTAGTTCAGCGACAGCATAATGTGAAACCAACAGATCTTCACACAACGTTGTCACATAATTTAACAAGCAGCGTTCACCATCAACAAACACAGCATCACACGCACAATCAGCAACATtctcagcagcagcagcagcacaaTCACAATATTCACCTGCATCATCTTTACGTTGAACATAGCGATCAACATGCCTTGTTGATTGCACCACCAACAGCTCCTCATTTACATCAGCAGCAAATGCATCACGTCGATCCAACAAAAACGATATCAATCGCATCACCATCAGCAGTAGTTGTAGGTAATGGTATCTACAACGCAGACGATAGGCACGATGCCAGAGAGCTTCCAGATAGTTTACTGGCCATAGATAGCCATCAACATCTCCAGCAGCAGCCTAATCCTTCTCATACGACCAATAATATCCACAACGTTGTTATAAACGAAGTAGTGGACATGGTTCCTCAAAGAGCCCCGTTTAGTCGACAAATGATGAATCCACAGCATCAGCCACATGCTCCTTCAATAATTCCATCCGATGTATACATGGGAACTCCTGCTCCTATTATAGAATCAGCGAATTCAAAGGTTCAACCACCTACTCGTAAACGAAAGCTGTCTCAGGTTGACTGTTGTGCTTCTATAATGACCATAAAACCGGAACCAG gTTCGACATTAAGTCCAATGTGCCAGCAAAACATCAACCCAACATCACCAGTAAGCATAAACATGCAACAAATTGGTGTTGGTACCCTCCATGGTGGAGGTTCACCGTCCTCATCTTCCCTCTCTCCGACCAGCACAAGTCTATCTCTGTCCAATGACAACAACAGCCTCGATGGTGGTGGCTCAGGGACCCCAAATGGTGCTACTTTCGTTGGCTCAAATGCAACGGATTCGTCCAGTGAATCTTCCCCAATGCAATGCATTCGTTTCAGTTCATTCCAGCAACACAACTGGCATACTTTATGCGACCAAAGCCTTCAAGAATTAACTATAGCGCATTATAGGGTCGATGCGGACAAAGGCTTTAATTTTTCCGTCTCCGATGATGCCTTCGTGTGTCAGAAAAAAAACCACTTTCAAATTACTTGTCATGCTCGACTGCAAGGTGATGCTAAATTCGTGCGAACTTCATCTGgtctagaaaaaattaaatccttcCATTTGCACTTTTATGGAGTTAAACTTGAGGCTCCTAATCAAACTATTCGTGTGGAACAAAGTCAATCGGATCGATCAAAGAAGCCCTTCCATCCAGTTCC AATTGATTTGCAAAGCCATTTGGTCAGTAAGGTGACCGTAGGTCGACTGCATTTCTCCGAAACAACCAACAACAATATGCGAAAAAAAGGCCGTCCAAATCCCGAACAACGATATTTTCAGTTGATTGTTGGCCTCCATGTTCATACACACTCCGGCCATTTTCCCGTTGTGAGTCAAGGCAGCGAGCGGATTATAGTCCGTGCCTCTAATCCGGGGCAGTTTGAAAGCGACGTTGAGCTCTGCTGGCAACGTGGCCTCACCCCGGAATCAATATTCCATGGAGGTCGTGTCGGTATCAATACTGACCGACCTGATGAAAGCCTTGTCATTCACGGCAATCTCAAAGTCTCTGGCCACATTATTCAACCGAGTGATAGCCGAGCTAAGCAAGAAATATGTGAACTGGATACTGCAGTGCAGCTAAGAAATCTCCAAAAGATTAGAATAGTTCGATATCGTTACGAGCCAGAATTCGCTATACATTCCGGCCTCAAGTCCAAGAAAGATAACGAGGAGATTATTGATACAGGAGTTATAGCCCAAGAAGTGCGAGAAGTCCTGCCTGATGCTGTAACTGAAGCTGGGAGTATTGTTCTTCCTAGTGGGCAAGTCATCGAGAATTTCCTGCTAGTAAACAAG GACCGTATTCTAATGGAAAACATTGGTGCAGTCAAGGAATTATGTAAAGTAACCGGATCCCTTGAAACTCGAATTGAGCAACTGGAGAAGATCAATAATCGTTTAGTAAGGAGGCAAGAAATTGAAAGGAACAAACACAAATGCAAGCATTTTCTACTGGATGACGGAGTGACCGATGGGGTAGACGAGCTATGTTCAAATCGGACAATTCAAatgatgattattattttagtaATAATAATGGCAACATG CTTGGTAGCAGTTTCAACATTATATTTCGTCGAACACAACAAGCCACGTTATATGAAACGTTTAGATCGTTACGACATTAGTCATAATCCATTTTCTCGTGATGCAATACTCGTTAAcagtaataataacaataatccaAGAAATCCTAACCATAACGGTTACCATAccaataaaaatggaaaacttaTTCTACACACTCATACACAACGTCCACCTATAGCAGTACCTACAGTTTCGATGCCACAATCGCTACCGATCTACTCAGCCCAGATTTCGTCCAATATGCAACCATTACTTGCCGCCGCCCAATCGCCCAGCATTCCAATTTCGGTGATACCTCCTGAATCATATCCGTCACTTGAAACTAGCTTCCATAGTTCTTCATATATGAACTCGGATAACTATGGTGGTTCACCCAATGATGATCTAACAGCAGGAATACCTCTTCCTGTTGTTATAATTAGCCAATTCAACAACAAAACCGCAAACAGCAAGAACAAATCAAAATGGCCTCCACCGTCTTCGTCGGCGGGTGCATTAGCAACTGTCATTCCAGCAGCTATAACCTACTCGAACAATTTTAATGAACCACCGACGGTTTTAGTTGAGGACAATCTCAATGTGAGTGAGACCTCATCCGAAAAAGCAGCCGATTCGATTCCGGTGAAtcctgattttgaaaataattccaTTGATGGAACTGATCAAAAGCCCGAAACACGTGGTGGAGCtaataatcaaaaattagaTTCATCTATTGAACATGTAATAAGCAATAGTGGTGGAAGCACGAATCGAAGTGATGGCCGTGGGTTGAGTGGAGAAAATAGTGTTTTGGCAGGAGCAGTCGAAGTACCTGCGGTGGGcgtggcaacaaaaaaaattgacagcaGTGGCGATTCCTCTACATCCTCTTCAGCAACTTCGACAATATTTGTCgtatataaaaacatacaaaataaaaatattaatgacacAATGGTGAGCAAGCAAGTGGTGAATTTCACTATTGAAACTCCATCGATTACAAACAAAAGTCGTGGCATTGACTCAGAGGACTCAGATTTACAGAATCTCGGTAACAACGATGATTCTACTGACGACCAGAGCTTCTCTGAAACTGTTGCAGCTTCAATTATTGAGAAGACATTTGCTCTAACACCAATCGGCATTCCTGATCACTGTGTTAAAATTAAAGTGGAAGAAATATCTAATTGTCAA TCAGCTTGCTTTGAAGATTCCAATATTCTTACAATATCACCTAAGAACCCAGAAACTGAAATTCGACGTCGACATATTCAAAAACAAGGTTCAGGCAATACGACTTCTGGAACATTGTTGTCATCGTCTTATAATGTTAATAGTTCACCCACAGCTGGGAACACAACAAAATCCAACTATGCTAAGTCACAATCAATAATAGCACCATCAGTCAGTTCATTAGCATCGGAATCTGCGAAACGAATTACCACCGATGGTATTGACGATGACCAAGACCACGAAGTTTCTCAACAGCCTCAAATTGAAGACCATGAGGAGGCTTCTTTacttttcaaagataaaaagcCAACTCACAAGGACTCGAGACGAAAAATAGACACAGTTGAAGCACAATCGGTTAACGATCAACCAAGAATCTCCTCAGAATGTTCAACTGTGATTCCGTGGCTACTAGCAGACACATTTAATGTCTCGTTGGGTTGTGAGGAAATTTGCTTGAATGGCGGAAGTAGCTTTAATGTAACTTATATCATACCGTTATCGAAATACCTAAAAGACACAAACGTAGAATTGCATTTAGT ggcACCACTCAGTCTTCATTGGACGGTTTGCAATAATAAAGAAAAGGCTAAACGTGACGGTGCTTATTTTATGACTCCTCTTAACAATggaaaagtatttcaaaaaagtcaaaatgtttcaatattttattttactattccGGGCCATGGGCATTTTGAACGTTTAATTGAATTACGTGCTGCAATAGATTCTAATAAG AATTTATGCCAAGAGCAAAGGGATGAAACAAATGTTTTACTTCAGTACAATATTAGAATAGTAAGAGATTGTGATtag